Part of the Zea mays cultivar B73 chromosome 4, Zm-B73-REFERENCE-NAM-5.0, whole genome shotgun sequence genome is shown below.
gccttagggccggaccgtccgctcgctcAATTTGggactcaacatatgcccccctgccttttggtggagctgagcaaaccaaaagcaactaactcgatgcgattacatcggttctcttaggcatcttgccacatactaggatggtactgtttgaggaaacgcccattcaaagccttaggcaagtccttgccttgtaatgtttgtagtaaataggcgttgccagacatcacctgttttactttataaggaccttcccagcttggtgaccatttcccgaacttccggtctttattccttagaggcagaatggtcttccacactaggtcccctacttgaaatgattttgccttgaccttcttgttgtaggccctggctaccatgatcttgtccttttctattgctcccaaagctatcatcctcttgtcggtcacctcatcaatattatcaatcattgaatcataataatcagtagtagttagatcattttgtctggcgaacctgacagcattcaaacttatttccacaggcaacactgcttcctgcccatagacaagctcaaaaggagatactttagtagccctatgtttagatatcctatgagcccataaagctttagacaaaatcttatgccaatgtttaggattatcagatattttcttttttatcaaattaatcaatgtcctattgctagactcggcctgaccattggcctgagcataatatggagatgaattaagcagcttaattttgtataattcagcaaattcacgtacctcctttgacataaaagaagtaccttgatctgtagttaaggtctggggaatgccgaatctatgaataatatgctcagttataaactcgattacctccttgtgtgtcatgttctttagagcaacggcttcagtccatttggtgaagtagtcagtggcaactaacacaaaccgatgcccctttgatgatgaaggatgaatttctccaataaagtctaatccccatcctctgaacggccaaggcttaataataggatgtaattcggctgcagggaccaactgtaggtcgccgaatttttgacacacttggcaacccttgtagtacttgaaacaatcagctatcatactaggccaataaaaaccagaccttcgcaacaaccacttcatctttggagctgattgatgagtaccacaaattccttcatgtacttcggccatggctaatatagcatcatctgggcccaagcacttaagcaggatatcattgactgttcggcggtaaagttcatcactcatcaaaacatacttgaaagctgttcgccgaatgttcttatctgtccttatattgggatttcgtagataattaagtataggtgtcctccaatcatttGCATCGGCCTCATTGTCGGCCGAATTGATcaaaagaacatttctggtaaccccggacggtccggcgtcatcacgcggacggtccgcgacctgggaatttggctttgcaccggttatcagattttcagttttgtgaaactttcctctctttatccgataacctgatgcatcttgtgccaaatcgttagctctatgattctcaactctagagatatgccgaatactgaattcgtcaaaagaatgaattatgctccaacatttctcaaggtaactatttagagtaccatcaaaacattgatattcttctaacacttgttggacaatcagctgagaatcaccaaataccttcacatgttttactcccataccatttaaaagttctaagccgaataggagggcctcatattcagcttgattattagtgcaataagttttcaatcggctagagaagtcgaaggagacattacttggtgaaacaagcacaatgccgattccttgcccttcattgcaaaccgatccatcaaaatataaagtccaaggagtaatagtgaggtatgacatgtctagttcatgaatatcattaacccgatgttctacaatgaaatccgctatgacttggcctttcatagatttcaatggttcataggccaagtcatattctacgagtgcataagcccacttaccaattctaccactcataattgggttatgcaacatgtatttgatcacatcgggttgaccagaaacagtgcaatgactagacagtaaataacatctacatttggtgcatgcaaaaaacaagcataagcataacttttcaataaaagtgtaccttgtttcaacatccaccaaccttcggcttagatatgtcaccacatgctccttcccctcggtttcttgtgtcagaacagccccaatgaccttatcctcagctgcaatgtataatcggaatggtactcctgctcgtggtgcttttaatacgggagccgaagataagtattttttgatgagatcaaatgcttcttgctgttctgccccccaagcgaattcggcatcattcttaagccgaagaataggggtgaacgcatcaatcttcccggctaggttagaaataaaccttcgtaaataattcaccttgccgagaaacctctgtacctcgaccttacaggtcggaggtcccacattccgaatagacttgattcggtcagggtttatttctataccatgttcatgtatgacaaatcctaaaaacttaccagccgacactccaaaagcacatttacgtgggttcattttcaaaccatactgacgcattttatcaaaggctttacgcaaatcagctatatgataactaaactcagccgatttgactacaatatcatcaatgtaaacttccacagtgtttcctaacaattcatgaaagatcaaattcatagccctctgataagtagcaccagcatttttcagaccaaatgtcatgacaacccactcaaataaaccaatgaagcctggacatataaaggccgttttagacgcatcttcttcggccatgaaaatctgattatatccggcattaccatcaaggaagctaataattctatttcctgatgcattattgattaatgtgtcggctatgggcatgggatattcgtctttaggacttgctctatttaaattgcgaaaatcaatgcatactctaagtttacctctctccttcttctccatcggcacaatattggagacccactctgcgtatctgcaaggtctgataaaatcagcttctagcagccggtggatttcgtccttgatgcgtgggagaagatccggacgaaatgttctagctctttgcttgaaaggtctgaaaccagatttaataggaaaccgatgctctacgatctctcggcttaatccaggcatctcagtataattccaagcaaagcaatctgaatattccttcaatagaccgatcatctcatttctagaatcggtctccagggtcttgtttacaaaagtcggccttggagttttaccatctcctatgtcaatctcctccaaaggatcggccgatgtaaacccctgtcctagtttatcaagatctctgaattcctttatcatgtcccccacagaggaatcagatgatctttgtgtgatggcggactttccggtctcagggaccggatcatccgtaatactgtcttttcgctgtggtagatgttcggtcttaaagtccgaactcttttgtgaaagaccagaccatccggccttggcggccgaactgtctgtgaccaaagactcatgaactttgtgtgtattcatcattttaactttatttaggatttagccgattctccatcggctctagcattacaggaatgaaacctttcttatctatacttatgaattgataatcagaaaagtctactcctgtgagacatgtagcagtctcataagtccagagtacaggggcatcggccacagcgatgcaggccgatacatcagcatgtacttgttctatgtcatcgcctacccattgtatcagcattttatgtaatgtagaaggtatacattgattggcgtgaattcaatctctgcctaggattaaactgtaatttccttctacatcagcgacgaagaatgcagcagcaagggtcttagtcccgatggttaattaaacggacgtgactcccctggctttgatcgaactatcaattccaacaccgctgagggtcatgttggtcttgacaagttcgtcatcttgtttacctaattttctgtataatgaataaggcatcagatttacagccgcccctccatctaccaacatcttagcaatcggtatcccatcaatgtggccgcgcacgaagagcggctttaaatgatttaccgattcttttggtttagtaaaggcggcttctttaggaccaaaatcaaactgggcaacaacaggttcatcgtcgccgataatagtacaatcagcagaaaatgtaataatgtttacatccatacctgggcgttctggagaagcctcgtagtcgaccaggtcttctcccagcaggtcgtcctcttccattgatgttgtcgtgtcgttggaggcttcctggtgaacgacggacggtccgcgtgcgggggccggacggtccgcgcctggtgcaggttgtccagagacttcctggtgaacggcggacggtccgtgcgcaggggccggacgatccgcgcctggtgcagattgactttctatttctatggccgtttgttttttctcaacggccttcggtctccatttcttttgcggtggcgggtatagtggatgtgtgtcattaaatgtcttttccgcctccttctcctggctctcctttgctcttaggcgctgtaattttctcttttgggatcgtgtcaatcccgctgggcaccatcgaggcatggagtattttggatcgactgttttgatggtagccgtatccttttcggttgtgttggccgattcaccgaaaatcatcggccctttattatcttcttgtatgacaacatctgcagtgcctattttgatgatgtcttttttcgttgttctttgagttgctacaggcatatgcccccctgccggattggtcggcttaggaggccgagtagtccggcaatcttgttgggcctgtgcctggtgaccagattcagcagcgctcaatcggtcttgcactggcggcgccaacctatcaaaaacggatgtttggggtgccccccaggcggggtactgtggcatcccaaatggatatggtggcatgccccacatttgatttgggacatacggtggaggtaagtatgtgtatggatatggcatagatggataagggggtggaggtgtccatgtcggcatgttaggtctcaattgtacaataggacctttcatttcatccgattggtgaggtggtccaatcggcctgacctgacgttgctcatgaatgggtgagcggggtcgctttggtggccggtcactggggccggccttctttttcacgtatttagacaacaattgatcgaaagtcgggccaggcttgatcagccgaccagctgctttaaatgtatttgttttccacgtacctatctcgggtcgtcgtggtttgaaggtacgtggtcgctgcgggtcctgagcacggccggactgtccgctagagtcctccggaccgtccggcgaagcgtcggaccgtccgcgtctggacggcggactgtccgtgatgcgcagcacgggttcccgcaactgtctTCCCGTCTGCGCTTGCCCaccagtgctagaggctgtgatggtcacctttagggtctcccctccatcgggagtcttctcggccaccactttcctgcaagaagctttacaatccccatcggccCTTTTAGCATTGCCGATTATTGTtttcttgcctttgcctttatcagctgtatttggccgaatcaggactttcttgccctcgaagtcaatcatgttcatcggaaagggctctgtatccacctgcatttcctgaaatttcaatcgtcttcgttaatggccgattgaatctgtcgccgaaatacattacaatcattagtggcatgagaaaatgagttatgccacttgcagtacgcacgacgttttagctcgtcggcggatggaacagtgtgatttattttaatattaccattttttagtaattcgtcaaatattctatcacacttaccaacattaaacgtaaacttaacctcctcttgccgtttcttttgaaccggctgtaaggaggcacaagccgaagatttggcctgttttggccaaaccatttcagcagcgtacacttctgctgattcgtcatctgagctactttggtcgcattctactatatgtacgttgtgacgcattgttttagcagtttctttgctctggctttcgcaagccaaagctctctggtgtaactgtgctagtgtaaaaaattggatgccttctaatttttcttctaaataatatcgcagaccattaaaggctaatcctactagttgtttctctgctaaatgaatttgaaaacatcggtttcttgtatctcggaatctccggatgtaatcattaaccgattcatcttttgtctgtcgcaacgacactaaatctaccaaatccaactcatagtcaccggagaaaaaatgatcatgaaatttttgttctagatccccccatgatgaaatggaattaggaggtaaagtggcataccatgcaaacgcggttcctgttagcgataatgaaaataaacgtacgcgaaatgcctctgtgtcggccaattctcccaattgtgctaaaaactggcctatatgttcgcgtgtaTTTTTCCCttaatcacccgaaaattttgcgaattcgggtatcctggttccctgtgggtatgggtggtgatcaaatcggctgtcataaggtttccgatatgattgcccccagggaccatgcttactccgagcttatctcggaacgccccggctatttcttcccttactatatcaatggcagccggtgcgagaccaccggctctctggtcaaacataggtggggttggctggatattagcatgttgtctttccccccattggtttgagtaacgtggtgcattttcatttgccctatatgggtcataggtttgatcgtttctttccggcctcctgggtggggccggaaagctttcctgggctctggatcttgaattaatgggttgatgcattgtatagtgcgatgggaagtgctgctgggacgggtgaggattccggtaacaatcctcctcaaaaaggtcatgtgcggactgtccggacattggcccggaccgtccgtgattatgtgcggactgtccgttgttgtacgcggacggtccgactgggtagtttagattctgtgtcgtatgtggtggttcgggcgcatatctaggtaactcattaaaaatcggcccgactgttgttggtccggacggtccgcgctcacgtgcggacggtccgggcatgtgcagatcggctgatttgctgccgatttgcggttgctcagggtatgtgtccatcggcatcccataaaggggttgtgactggtcgtgacaacctgtagccgatgtgttacgcgtgttacctcctaactcaacctcgtgcgaaggaaaatttgtgatactagatttatcaaatgcacgcactagtttcttaagatcgctttgcataccccatatgatgttctgcatttgttcacgctgatcttctacataatttctaagagattgcagatcgttggtattacttacattggggatatctggcgtggtttggagcgaagccggatccgtcgcccgatgtcggacgaccttgttgttcctgtccactttgaagttggccaagaactttgctttcgcctcctggatcatccgctccttgtgctcctcgaactggagctgctcgtcagccggcaaggtttcccaagtcggctctatgatgttgcttggagaaatatcagagctctcccttgaaccggccattgagggccgatttgatgagcctagatgtgttttccccagcggagtcgccaaaaagtatgttgacgccttttcggagcgccaaatactcaagaagaaccggtggcggtgctctctgcacaggggcggacggtccgcgcgcggggccggacggtccgcggcctggtgcgaggcgcggtggtactctctgcgcaggggcggactatccgcggcctggggccggacggtccgcggcctggggccggacggtccgcggcctgatgcgcggctagggcttctctgcctgacggccggacggtccgcgccctgggagccggacggtccgcgcgtacgcagaggcggcggaagttgccggcggcgcctggatctcgctcccgggagggaccccgtcggggaggagagatcctaggtggtgtctaggctcgggccagccgacctagactcctctaatcgacgtagagccgaagagagacgaagaatttggggattgtgaggctaaacctaaactagactagaactactcctaggataaaatgcgaataaaagttgtattgattcgattgttgattacaaatcagccgtagacctctctttttatagaggaggggggtggaccctttacacgactggattccgagctaattccacaaatctagccaacaaacatagcacaaaactcggaaccctaaactgctctgcgcatgcgcggaccgtccggcccacaggcgcggactgtccggaccgcggaccgtccggcctcagggccggaccgtccgctcgctcAATTTGGTACTCAACACCCTCATCACTAAACCAACCCTCAATATGAGAAAAATCTTCTAACAAAAATGTCCCGCTCGTCAATAAAAGAGAATGTTTTATAGGCTTATAGCTTTCTTCAATAACGCAAGGCAGATATTTATTTATTTGACCAAAACAATAAGTATTTCAAGGAATACCTAGAATACTCGGTGGGACCGCTCAGACGTACAAAAAAAAAGGGAAAGGAAAAATAGCTTACTACTCGAACGGAGATTCACACGTTCACATCCTTGAACTCCAGACCTGAGACATCACTCGTTATAGAAGAAGACCTTCTCAAAGCACGACAGGTACTCGGGCTCCAGAGAGATGAGCACGGCGATGCCGTCGTCCCTGTCCGGACCGCGCGGCGTCATATACGCCGTGCCGATGCCGAACATCTGCGCCGGCGCGACGAACCGCGGCGCGCCTGAGCCGAAGTCGGCGTCGTACATGGCCATCCCCAGCCAGCTCACCGCCCACAGGTCCGTCGCCGGTACGAGCTGCTCCCTGGGCGCCTGGGCCTGAGCCTGGCCGCTCAGCTGCTTGCCGCCTGCATTCTGCAGCTCCAGGTAGTCCAGCACCGACCGCGCGAAGGCGTCGTCCACGCGGTCCACCGCCTTCTTGATGGTCTCCGCCACGGACCCGAGAGGGGCGCCGAGGACGGTGCTGACGGGGGCGGTGACGTGGTCGCGCACGACGGCGTTGCCGAAGAAGGTGCGCGGGAGCGGGGGGCGCAGGCGGTGGCGGACGTTGGCCGGCAGGCCGAGGCGGGTGTCCGCGCCCGGCGCTAGCCCGCGCGCGACGCACACGCAGCGCCAGAGGTGCGCGGTGACGGCGCAGTAGGTGGACACGCCTGGCGCGCAGCGCGACTTGACGTCGGCGAGGAGCTTCGGCGAGACGGAGTAGATGCGGGTGACGTAGGGCCGGGGGCGGCCGCTGAGGAACGCCGGGGAGTAGACGAAGTGGTCGGATGTCGGGCACGGCGGGCGCCGCGCGTGCAGGAGCGTCCGGTCGTGGAACGGCTGCGGCCCGCACGCCTCCGCCACGTCCAGGCCGCGTGCCACCCCGGACCACGTCTGCATAAACTGGAACGCGCCCACGCCGTCCATGGCCGCGTGGTGGATGGCGGTTCCTAGCACCACGCCGCCGCACTTGAGAAAAGTCACCTGCAGGCCCCAGATTTGATTCACATGCATGTTTCGGTTTGGTTGTTATCGTTACATGGAACTAGACAAGAGATGATGCTTAATTAATACCTGGAACATGGATATGGGGCTGTTGTTCGCCTCGCCGGACTCCCCTAACGGCACAAAAGTGTTCCTGATCTCCGACGACGGCTCGTAGTCGTCGAAGACGTCCGCGCCGGTGAGGTCTGCGTTGGCGACGACGAAGAGCGCGCCCTTGCTGTTGCACTCGATCTGCAGCCGGCCGTCCGGGCCAACGCCGAGGCGCCCGGCAAGTGGGTAGAATGGCACCAGAGCGGCGCCCAATGCGGCCCTCAGCCGGTCCGGCGCGAAGGAGCCCGTGCCCGGCGCCGGGTAGTAGTAGACCAGCGGCGTGTGCGTCCTCGGCACGGCCAGGTCAAGGTTGGACAGCCACAGCGGCTGCCGCGGCGTCTCCTCGCTCGGCGCCACCAGAGCTGTGTCCACCACCACCACTTGCTTCGTCATTCTGCCTCTCGGCTGTCGCACGTTGCCACCGCGCACAAAAAGCGGGGGTAGCGAGGAGGGACACAGTGGACGTGCACAAAAGCTGGAGCGACCGAATGGTGCTGTTTGCATCCTCGCCATCTTTGTGTAGGTGATTATATATAGGCGAAGGCAAACGACGAAGGTCTCCACGGCCTACATACTCTACACTAGCAACCGTGCCCAAAGAACGAATAATCTCTCGCCCGCTCAGCCAGCTGATTTGGCGTCCGAAGAGGGCAGGTTTGGTTTACTGTATAAGACACCACAATATATTTAACTTTTCTATCTAAacttagttattcaattcgagtGATCAAGGTTAGGCAAATTATGGCGTCTTAGGTAGGAAACCAAACAACTTATTATTCAACGCTCGTGATAATATTTTGAAACTAAACTCTATGCAACAGAAAAACAAAAAATTTATGTGGACCAAAACAACTTACCACTACACAACTGTTCGAACCCAAAATGACCGTGCAGACGGTCCGGCCCggaggctggacggtccgcggtccggaccgtccgcggtggtggcgcggacggtccgcgcgtgcgcagagtcagttagggttcctagtttctcgcgggatttgttacctaaaaccgcgggattaactcggaaatcagttggaagcggatccagacctccccctttatatagatgaagggctacggccgattaaaccccccaacaatcgaacaaatcaagtctattactcgtttttaccttatgcattaggagtagttatagtctagttctagtttagccctagtttagtattccaatcctcaaattctccgcctctcctcgactctacgtcgattagaggagtctaggtcggcctgcccgagcctagacaactcctaggatctctcctccccgacggggtccctcccgggagcgagatccaggcgccgtcggcgatctaccgccgcccctgcgcacgcgcggaccgtccggccctagggcgcggaccgtccggccgtcaggcagggaacccgagctcctgcaccaggtcgcggaccgtccggccctgtgccgcggaccgtccgcgtctgaccagagagcgccgccgcctcgcaccaggccgcggaccgtccggcccctgcgcgcggaccgtccgcccctgtgcagagggcaccgccgccaggtcttcttgagtgattggcgctccgaaaaagcgtcaacatacttttggcgactccactggggactaggtgtctagacctgctaaaaatcggcccatagatggccggttctaaggatcacaccaagatctccaccaccaacatcatcaagccggccatggaggcgctcccggctgatgaccaaatgccctttgaagacctcgtaatgcgcgatgagaaggaggtgatgcggcaatggaacgaacaacgcgacaaggaagaggcggaactgctgcataaactctccgaacggcgcaaggaggcggcggacaagtacttgtcacacttcacggtagatcgccaccagaagatcgtccgtcaaggggagatcgatatggaatctctcctacctccacttcagggtcccgctgtaagtgctccagatctatctcttacgactttcatggatcaacgaggagatcagttaaagcaatatgtagatgaatctattaaaatgcatttacgtgcatacgagaaatcagctgctcctaactttccatcgcgagagtctaatacagtgccacccgcgtcaaacacatcggctataaatgggtcacccttgacccagccatcatatggtatgccgatgcacgctttcgCGCCACCATCACAGCCAcaaccactaggcacgcggcaAGTACTGGacgcggccggaccgtccgaacatcatctcagacagtccggttataccgcggaccgtccggcgtatttcgccggaccgtccgaccagatgcaggcccgcacacaaaacactcaggtcgcaccgtacatggccggaccatcaggatacaaccctgaacacttcggccccatcacggaccgtccggtgcatcacgccggaccgtccggatatgttgcggaccgtccgccatcttacgccggaccgtccggatatggcatgaaccggccgacgtattacgctggaccatccgactctacacgggtccatgcgcagactgcccaagtcacgccatatatggccgatccatccgggtacagccctggaccattcggcccgatcgcggaccgtccagttctttacgacagacggtctgggtatgagactacccacgtagcaccatatacggctggacaatctggatataccttcagaccatttggccaggtcacggaccattcggcctcttacgccggaccgtccggatatgcatacgcagagccgagagctgcacaatacgcacagttcccacattcatcgcagcaacattatggtgccccaccagcaacacattataatcatgccataccacctcatggacatagggctgaatactattcggccacaagagagcctgaggggtatagggcaggagctggtgacattaataggacacctaacacacacctcaaacatacctgggaggaaagccgacagagtaatgtcaggcaacctgaaatctccacccacaaactcaatggatggtcgccagacatggcagagagggtcagagatgaggtagccgggatgttcagggacaaactcggtgttagtgtgtcaggtacagggcaatcgtatcggaagccttatagcaccgattcgacaccgtgccatacccacagggaactagaataccagacttctctaagttttctggtgaaagtgggaaaagcacacacgaacatataagccaattcatagcacacttgggagaattggctgatggggaagcctaccgcgttcgtttattctcgttgtcccttactgatactgcatttgcatggtacgcTGCTTTGCCACCAAattctattaactcttgggaagaattagagcagaaatttcatgagcacttcttctcaggagaacatgagttagaattggctgac
Proteins encoded:
- the LOC100284063 gene encoding Putrescine hydroxycinnamoyltransferase 1 gives rise to the protein MTKQVVVVDTALVAPSEETPRQPLWLSNLDLAVPRTHTPLVYYYPAPGTGSFAPDRLRAALGAALVPFYPLAGRLGVGPDGRLQIECNSKGALFVVANADLTGADVFDDYEPSSEIRNTFVPLGESGEANNSPISMFQVTFLKCGGVVLGTAIHHAAMDGVGAFQFMQTWSGVARGLDVAEACGPQPFHDRTLLHARRPPCPTSDHFVYSPAFLSGRPRPYVTRIYSVSPKLLADVKSRCAPGVSTYCAVTAHLWRCVCVARGLAPGADTRLGLPANVRHRLRPPLPRTFFGNAVVRDHVTAPVSTVLGAPLGSVAETIKKAVDRVDDAFARSVLDYLELQNAGGKQLSGQAQAQAPREQLVPATDLWAVSWLGMAMYDADFGSGAPRFVAPAQMFGIGTAYMTPRGPDRDDGIAVLISLEPEYLSCFEKVFFYNE